CCTCCTGCCTTAACACGAAGCATGCTCATCAAAACAGGGCATATTATACAGGTGGCGGGAATAAGCTGATTACAGTAATGTGTCAAACCATGCTTCATTCACAAAAGATGGGTGAGAAATTTTCCTTGGGGATTATAGATCAAATATTGTCCACCCAAGTACTGCATGATGATCAAGTTTATTTTCCAATGTCAATATGGAATTTTAAAGTTATTGGCAATTCCCTAGCAGTAGCAGTTTTGTTATCTAAGCAGTTTCTTAGCAGTTCCTTAACCTTCCATACTTTTCTTAGCAGTTGGATTGGACTATATGTCTCATGTTGAGATTTGAAGCCAATCAATAATGTGAACAAAACTATGGATGTCACTTTGTATGACTTAAAACAAAAGGCAGTATAACCCTAGCAGATGACTTTGCCAGGGAGAGTCAATAAAATGAGATATGGAATCGGAATCCAAACATCTTCACAGATGTTACTGCAATGTGGAACACTTGACgcattgtttaattaataaagatcCCAAATGTCCACAGTCACTCACGTTTTTGGCTATGTACTGCTTGTGGTAATATCATACTGTCAGTGACGtgtctcaaaataaattaatgcacCCTTATTGATAAAAGATAATAATGCCATATTGTAAATATACGGTAAATCCTCGTTATCTCAAACTCGATGGGACTGGTTAAAAACTTCCAGATATttgagtattcgagatatcaagggtaaaatacttagaAAATAAGAATTGAGATTTACAAATATAACTTCGACATATCaattgtattcaagatatcagtgttcgagataccTAAGTTCAACTGTACAACTATTAGATTTTGGAAAAGATCTACTGGTCTTGAACATGTTGAATATATAATCAATGACATGCATCTAAATTCTCGTTCATAAATCTTTATGCTTTCCTCTGAAACCATATGGAACAAcccaatattttatatttacatggacCAAAACTATGCTGTGAATATGGGAGTGTGCGAGAAAATAGACAGGATTTACaaccatatatttacattttccagtgtctttgcctgtgataacactacgtatcgattttgtactatataacccataacttcaaatgacgtataattgaagcgccagcggggtttgcttatttatatttgaatatttaatcgtacagtgactcaaaatcatataaatataagtaataaggaatcattctttgaatatcatgaggtgataatttcggtcggggtgtgatcaaatatatcataaagccctttgggctttattggatttgatcatgccccgaacaaaattatcaccttataatacacaaagaatgatttcttattccttatGACAATTCAAATTATGTCATGATGACAAAATACAGACTCATGGGAACACTGTGTATCAATATGTCGTTACATAACAGCACTTACAACATAAAACACCTTGTTTTTAACACATTTCTTGAATTAATGAACACAAAGGGTTGCATGATGAGTGAGCtagaaacaaatatattttcttttaacaacATCAAAAGACTTAGGAGGCTTGATTAGACATCTCCTTCCTCCAGCTTTCTTCTTCCAAGTATTCCCTTGGTAACTGACTTAACAATTTTACAGAGGATTGCGCTGACTAATTAAAActcttaattttgaattaactaCCATTGCTCCGAAAACTTACCCAGAAGTGGGCCAGTAGATTGACATCAAAGGTTCTCTCCACCAGAACATCAGGGGTGTTTATGAACTTCTTCCCGGAGACAACCCCAGCATTGTTAATCAATATATTCACTtctcccacttcagttttcacCCTCTGGGCTGTCCTCTCAATTTGTGACTTGTCTCTGGAAGAAAAAAAGTCTTGCCTTAATTACACGAATTAATAACAAGCTAATTTAGGGAATTTGTGAAAGAtcaggaaaatataaattgtaagaTGAATAAGAAAACAAGATAGACCTTAATTACTTTTCAGTATTTGGCTTGAAGGACAAAAGTGGTATTTCTAAATATTAATAAGCTATAAAAATAACTAATGAACTAGGCAATATAGGGATTTCCGACCACTGCCTTCACCCTATACTTGTAACCTTGAAACCTTGACCTTTTACCTTTAGGTCCCAAAATCAATGgggttgtttttaaaaaagggtaAAGGCATGCTTTTAggaaaatgtataatctatacaGTATGCTATGTTTATCAATAAacattacagtacatgtaccgggtactaATATTCAGGTGGCTCTTTAATTACTGACAATCTACAGCTGCACCTTTAGTGTTGGGATGTACAATTATAAtcagaacaaaaaaaatcaccatgaatatttacatgaattaatCAAATTCAAGGACCCTATTGAGTGTCAATGGTCAGACCCTGCTGACAAACTAACAACACCAGTCCTGTAGATTTAAAGTCCAGGTGAGGTGAGGGGGAAAAAAGCTGGATCATCTGCCCGAACCTGATGAGGGTTATCTAGGACCAAGCCATGGATAGGCTAATTTGATACCTTTTGCGAGTATACTACATTTAGTGCATCTCAACTTTACCTGACCTTAAGCTTTGTATTCAgaagaataaatattttgaaaaagcctCCAAAACCTGAAATTCTTGATCAGAAAATCTACGCAGCTGCTATAATTGATTCTGAATGAATGCACAATCAGAAATGCATCCAGTTTTCATCTGATGAATAATGGACATTAGACTACCTTATACTTTCAATAGTTGTATTATACCTTAAATTGTTCAGAGAAGAACATCACACATTGATACACATTTATGcacgaattttaaaaaatataatttacatcaTTTTTTGTCAATTCAAGAAATATGATATTTCACAATCAAATCAAAgtcaattatttacaatttgattaacgatcaaatttaataaaaactaCAATTTTTATAGTTATCTTTGGGTGAATATTTTATTCAGTACTCTCTTGCCTTGAGTGGCAAGATCTCACCTGTGGTTAATCtggtaattatattttttgtctctGCAGTATTTTGATTGACAAGCAATGTATATCCCGGTATTATTGATCTAAGTCCTGCTGTTTCATGTGCCTGTAGTTATTTAATCAGGGTCTTTCTGCGCACTGTGttttttagtcccctaccggttttcaccggaggggactatagctttcctctgcgtccgtcagtccgtctgtctgtctgtccgtctgtcccacttcagttttccacactttttttctttatgcgtttgaggaataatatgaaatttgctgaacagcttcaaaatgtcaaactacagatcaagtttacacttttgtagcatctggttgacatattttcaagaaaattaattttttatattccaattttttattgttcgggttcgatattctgcataacagtgcattgttttcacaatttccacaaaccggtaggggacgtgtattgcttatgcaattctctcagaatgcttgttttattttttatttttttcttacataaaaTCGTAGTATAATTTAATTGCATCGGTTTTTAGATTCAAAAATTTGTCCATGAATTTCTGTTGCATGACATTGTGCGACATCACATTCATTGCATTCACTAGCATTGACAAATCTATTCCAAATAATTGACATCAGAGATTGTTTAAGATTACTGTGAcaattaatatttgtataaaattgcgagaagctGAGAAACATCCCTTATGATTATAAAAATCTCACATTAATTTTTCTGACAGTTTTAAACAACTGAATTTAGGAATCCCTACCgtgtaaacccccccccccccccccacccctccctTGCCTGTGGTTCTACCTGTTTAAGTACAAGTGCATGTACTTGTAGGCCTAAAATGGTATTCACTCACTTCAAGTTCAtgaaaatcttaagctgaacaagacaatatttataaatgagaCTTTATTTTCCACAGTGCAATTATTTGCTGCATATCTGAACATGCTGCTTAGCTAATGTGCATAatagaaaaatgataataaattaaCCTAATGAAATTATTCTAATTAATGAAACAAATGTTTGCCTGTGTAAAACATTCTTGATTAATTTCATCCATAGCTGATTTTGCCAACTCAAGGTACACATTTTCAGTGAGTGGgggatattttttaaaggtttccAAACAATTTtccataaaatttaaaatacagaaaatcgTTATAGGTAATGTGAtgggaatgaaaaaaaaaatctatcattGCATTTACTGCGTCTTGAATTTGATAGCATGTCTCAATTTGTTCATATATCCCTTGTGTcagatttttaatattgaagaaaatttaattgataaaacgcGTGGATATACTAACCCAACATCCACCAGTGGCGTAGCGCCCTTTACGCAAAAACGCAAATGAAtacacaaaattttgaaaagcatagGTCTTATGATTTGAGTTTTCTATTGTTTGTACGTAAACAAATCGTATTGAGACTCCACTGAATTAGAATCTGCATATTTAGTATTCAGTTCTCATCGCAAACCATGCAATTACTACGATTCCGGAAAATACCGTCATTCCATACTTtacttaagcattgaatcattattttttgaaagatgtggtctcataactgcaagggtgtgtgcatacacattgaataacgcgcgctagcgcgttatgaaaatttgtttgcacacaccgttgcagttatgagaccacatctttcaaaagataatgattcaatgcttatatttacgttttttaacattttttctctttctgcaaatatgatttgttttaataaaatctcGACATTATTCAACGAGTAATACACAACTAACGGAAGAGCCATTGAAACAGCCGAATTATGCTGACAAATATAGTGCACAATGTTTTTAAtgctaataacacaattttatttatctGGTATTTAGTACACCAAATTTATTTTCGGTATTAAGAAATcattcaattgaattcatttatatctttaaaaaatatttacatccatgaaatattaatcagccCAAGTATAAAATCAGGTcgtgatccggtttgaagtcgggAGGAGAGTCGGTCATGCTCTGAAGGAAGactgaatgtattcatacgcaccggatttggtgattgggtcttctgtgttatgcgtaaatatcactcaaatctaTCAATGCATTTTAATAGGAGGAAAGAaggtgaatgtaaatatattaaaattaattggaAGTTCGTTTGAATCATAAATTAATATGGACGAGCTATACATTTGACTTTCATGTTATTGGCTTAAAGAATGATCTAcaataaacttattaaaatgagATGAACAACTTTTAACTCCTTTCAAGTTTAAATATTCatactaaaatctgaaaaaaacatCAAGTTTTGAGTGTTTGTCCGAAATTGTATTCTGTCAGTCTATACTTGCATGTAATTTAAAGTCGGCGGTCgggtgattaaaattttgacaaagtcaCAATACATTGTGATAAACTTGAtcaaaaatttgtcatttaggTAAGTATGTTACGGTTTGAATAATAGACCTGTATCAAAACGCCTATTATCTTTAGTCATATGCAGTTGGTTTCCGCTGGGGTATCAgtgtttcatatataattacacattcttttaaaattcaacatttccCTTAAACATACAGTATGTAAAATTGTACCATTTTAAGACAATATCTCATCATCAAAAGCCTGTTAATCTAAAAGCTAAAACCTAAAATCCAAGAGCATCGGgggtcttgaaattttaaagaaaacattcgaAGAGTACCAGGTAAATGATGTTTGTCTCGGAATTCAGCAActtttgttcatatatattGGAATCATAATACCTaaaaattgtcatatttttaaggctgttttgtcattcaaataacataaaatccaGGAGTTCCGGGGGCTTCGCCCCCTGGGCCCCCCCAGGGATCTGCCCTGGACCCGCTGGAGGCCTCAGGGCGGCCCCcagaccccctacctttttttgaatacagtaaattaaaaggtagctacgccactgtcCACAGTGTAAGGAGAGCACTTGGCATGGAATTCTTCCCTCAGTTGTCTCGCTGTTTCCGCGTTTGACGTTTCGTTTATATCCCACAAAACTAACTCTGCCCCGAGTTTGGCAAATTCCCTCGCCAACTGACGTCCTATGCCGGACCCTGCGCCAGTGATCAAAACGATTTCCCCGAAAACTGATTTCCTCGGGGGAGGCACAAAAAAGCGCCAAATGCCAACGAAAATTGCACCGAAGAAGAGTTTTAGAGTTTGCAGTAGTTCCACAACTAGCCCTCTATCTTTGGGTTGGTCAGGCGTCGGGGGCTGAGATCGTGCTTCCATCTGTCACTCCGTCTAGACACTGCCGAGCGGCTACTCTTCATTCACTGACCAGCTGGCCCATCCTCACATGTCAAGTATACACAAACTAATGATCGAGAACTCTCGGGCAGGCCTTATTTATAATAGGGATAAATCCCGAGGAGTGATGTATGGAAGCTTATCACAGTAAAAGTTACACAagaaaaatctataaatattgATCGAGAAATTAACAACATTATTTAAGTGTGCCAAAGCAAGTAATTACGTGTATAAAGGTGAAATTATGACAGCAatacttcttctttttttttaataaaagatagtTCGCACACTTTCAcctataaagaaaaaaaaaactctgtcctgagtttttgcttccaccactctTTGCtggatatttcaataatagtaaatacctttgtgctcaaactacgttcatcgactaatataaaaaaatgttcagattatctgttttgaaacgccccctctaccgcttcaggtttcaatacacatcccgaaattgaaagtctacggagattttgcattgcaatagccattaataagcccggatgataacgttaaaaaattgcgcgatgtattccgagtgtattccgaatggagaaaagatgtaaacattccccattataattctccgtaaggaatctgttttcgttcctctgaatttttctgagtggaaagggataattgtt
This genomic window from Magallana gigas chromosome 5, xbMagGiga1.1, whole genome shotgun sequence contains:
- the LOC105343217 gene encoding epidermal retinol dehydrogenase 2, whose amino-acid sequence is MEARSQPPTPDQPKDRGLVVELLQTLKLFFGAIFVGIWRFFVPPPRKSVFGEIVLITGAGSGIGRQLAREFAKLGAELVLWDINETSNAETARQLREEFHAKCSPYTVDSGNKSQIERTAQRVKTEVGEVNILINNAGVVSGKKFINTPDVLVERTFDVNLLAHFWTVKCFLPSMLKNNHGHIVNIASSTGLVGLNRLTDYSASKFGVVGFTEVLNYEIIFSGYRGVHTTLVCSSYVKTGMFAGCKMRFPWLLPALEVENTTNRIMQGILTNQYIICIPRLVYFLSYLKVILPVDAFLEVVKFFGAATFMDTYVGKEANAVIHQNGSSN